The Thermodesulfobacteriota bacterium genome segment GCTGCAAAGATCAGCTTCAGAAAAGGTTTTCGTTCAAAAGACAAATAAAGTTTACATAGAATATATTAGTGATGTTGGCGGACAGAAATTCTGGTACGATGATAGCAACGTAACAATACTAGATCTGCCAAGAAGTCTTTACTCAAAAATAGTCGTGCCTACCTCTATTGATCAGGCATTCGACGAACTTTTGAAGCGATACGATTATTCGACACCCTTTAGTGAGTTGCTTTTCGTTAATCCTTATAAAATACTTACCGAGAATGTCGAGGCTGGCTACTATATAGGTTCGAGCATTGTTTTTGGTGTCCCATGTAATCACCTAGGATTGGTTGACAGGAATGTAGACTGGCAGATATGGATAGAGGATGGTCAACGGAAAATTCCCAGAAAATTAGTCATTACTTATAAAAAAATTCCAGGATCTCCGCAATTTATAGCAATACTTAAAGATTGGATTTTTGATCAACCTTTTTCACATTTTCTTTTTAAACCTGATATTCCAAAATATGCTAGAGAAACAGAAATGAGCAAAACACCTAATAATTTAGAAAGCGATCTTGGCAGCATAAGAGGCTCCGTTAGAAATTCCCAAACAGATTAAGTTGGAAAAAAGACACCCTGAAAATTAGGTATCACAACTAGAATTTTCATTTATATTTGGCGACTTACAAGAGTAATTTCTCGAAAATCAGAAGCTCTAGCCCATCAATTAATTGAGCTTGATAATTCCGACACCACTCATTATTTATTTGACAATTTTAAGATCGTGCTATAATATTTCAGGTTTTGCGATAATAAATCCTTTGGGCCCATAGCTCAGTTGGTTAGAGCGACGGACTCATAATCCGTTGGTCCCTGGTTCGAGTCCGGGTGGGCCCAAGATTCGGGATTAATAGTTGATGGGAAAAGAGGAAATAACAACACACCCAATACTCTTAAAAACTCTCGGTCACTCATTCGATATTTTATTTACACATCGAAGATTTTGCAAAAACAGCCCGAAAAACAAGATCCGAGGAGGTAAAAATGCGAGATCAAATTGCTGCTCTCGGTACGCTCCAGCAACTTGATTTAGAGATAAAGGTTATAGAGGAGAAACTGAGAAAATATCCTCAAGAGATCTCCCGTTATGAAGAAGATCTAGAGAATGCTAAGACTTCCATAGCTGAAGCAAGAAAAGAGCTAGAACAGATAACAAGAAATAAAAAAGAAATGGAACACCAACTTGAAGAAAACCACTTAAGCATAAAGAAGGCAGAGAAAAGGCTATTTGAAATAAAAACCTATAGGGAGTATGAGGCTCTCCAAAAAGAGATTAGCCAAACAAAAATGACAAATGCCACACTCGAAGAGAAAATTCTCCAGTCTATGGAAGTCATGGAAAATCTTGAAAAACATATTAGTGATAAGGAAAGTGAACTTACTGAGAGAGAAAAGGAAAGCGAAAAATTAATAAAAGACTACAAAACAAAAATAAAAGATCTTGCGATAACACACGAAAATAAGCAACTGGAAAAAGAAAAAATTATATCAATAATAGATCCTGAGGTCTTGCCGCTTTATGAAAAGATAAAGACAAGGAATGGCATAGCAATAGCACCGGCAAGAAATGAGGTCTGTACAGGGTGCAACATGAAGATCCCCCCTCAACTGTTCAACGAAATACTCACACTATCGAGGATGATCCAATGTCCGAACTGCGGTAGAATACTCTACAGTGAAGAATCATTCAATGGAGAGCTCCAAACAGCTTGAATTGCCCATAAATATTGAAGAAAAAGAAGCCGCTAAAATTTATATAGATGGAGCTTCAAGGGGTAATCCAGGTTCTTCTGCAATTGGAGTCGTTATAATAGATTCTAAAGGAAAAAAACATAAGATAAAACAATATCTTGGAATCCATACGAACAACCAAGCCGAGTATCACGCATTGATCACAGCGTTGGCATCGGCAAAAAAGCTAAAGAAAACACATCTCACGATCTTTACCGACTCCCAGCTCCTCGCAAATCAGGTAAATCGTCTCTGGAAGGTGCGTGATCCAGAAATTAAAGCCCTTTATCAGAAAGCTATAAGCCTAATCTCCAGCTTTAGGAAAGTAAAGCTAAGTCACATACCTAGGCATCTTAATAAAGAAGCCGACAGACTTGCCAACGAAGCCTTGGATGATTATCATTCTTAATGAGGCAAGTGGACCGAGCGGTCGCTTACTTCTTCAAAGGAGAAGAGAGTAAGAGGAAAGTCCGAACTCCATAGGGCGGGGTGCTGGATAATCTCCAGGTGCTGTGAAGCAACGGAAAGTGCAACAGAAAACAAACCGCCTAAGTTAACCCGCTTTGTGGATAACTGGCAAGGGTGAAAAGGTGGTGTAAGAGACCACCGCACAGAGTGGAGACACACTGTGGCACTGTAAACCCCACTCGGAGCAAGACCAAATAGGGAAGCGGCTTTCTCTTTTCGGTTGTCGGGTTATCCAACTCCGAATATGAGATTAGGAAAGGTTGCCCGCCTGACGCTTCCGGGTAGGTCGCATGAGGCATTCAGCAATGGATGTCCTAGATGAATGATTGCTCAAGACAGAATTCGGCTTACAGATTCACTTGTCTCATTTTATGTTTAGGGAACTAAATCTTCGATTCTCCCAAATAGAAGAAGGGAATATTCTGCGGGCAATCACAAGGATTGCCCCTACATAAACCTCACTTTCACAAACTCCCTCTTGCCTATCTTCAACCTAAGTAGATCCCTATCAGGAATCATAGAATTTGGATCGGTAATTCTTTCCCCATCAATGCTGACACCACCCTGCTCGATCAGCCTCTTTGCCTCTCCCCTGCTCTTAAGTCGTTGAGAGGAAAGCGAAATTAAATCGAGTATCGTTTTTCCATTCTTTTTATCCAAAAGGATCTCCCTCCCATCCTCAGGAAACTGCCGCTCCGAGAATTTCAACTCGAAATCCTTCTGGGCCTTGAGCGCTACTTTCTCTCCATGAAATAACGTCGCAATCTCAATAGCAAGCGATTTTTTGGCTTCCATCGGATGATTCCGTGATTTGATGTCATGGATCTCTTCTCCAGGTCTTGAACTCATAAGCTCATAATACCTCCACATCAGATCATCCGATATTGACATGATTTTCCCATAGACATTTTCAGGAGTGTCTTCAAAAGCAATGTAATTTCCGAGAGACTTGGACATTTTCTTAACACCATCGGTCCCCTCGAGTAGCGGTAGAAAAATGGCTACCTGAGACTCCTGCCCAAAATGCCTCTGCACATCACGACCTAGCAGGATATTAAATCTCTGGTCTGTCCCACCCAATTCAACATCGGCTCTTATGTTCACTGAATCATAAGACTGAATCAGTGGATACAAAAACTCCATGATTGTTATTGAAGAGCCAGACTCATAACGTGCACGAAAGTCCTCTCTCTCTAGCATCCTTGCCACATTCCCCAAAGAGGCGAGTTTAAGCAATCCTTCTGCATTCATACTACCTAGCCAGGAAGAATTGAAAACAACCTCCGTCTTTTCCCTATCTAAGATATTATAAACCTGTTTTTCATATGTCTTGGCATTTTTTTCGACTTCCCCCCTTGTCAACGGAGGTCTAGTTTCTGTTTTCCCGGAGGGATCACCAATCATTGCCGTAAAGTCGCCGATCAGAAATACAACTGTGTGCCCCAACGCCTGAAAGTCCCTGAGTTTTCTTAGTAGAATACAGTGTCCAAGATGTAAGTCAGGTGCGGTGGGATCAAAGCCCGCTTTAACTCTCAGCGGCTCATTCTTTTCCACCGACTTTCTAAGCTTGGACAATAGCTCCCCCTCGGAGATTATCTCTTCAGTACCTCTTTTAATAATTTCAAATTGCTTCTGAGGACTTGCAAATGGCATGTGATAACTTAATCCCTGAAATTCAAATAGAACCAATACATTAATTTATATTATTTCATCATCAAATAAAAAATTGTCCTGAAGTCAATAGTAGTCTAACTATCAAATGTTCGATAAAATCTAACATTATTTTGCTTGATAGAAAATGATGCAAATAATAATGCTATAGATCCGTTTAACTCTAATAATTCCTCAAAAAACCATAAGATCTCATAATGCTGGGGTAAAACAAACACCTTTTCTCCTCCGGGTAGCTTAAAAATAGATATTTTGCCTGTCTCAATTAAATTAAATATGTGGATGTCAATGAATTGAGCTATTATCATAAACCCAAAGAACAGCATGACAAAATTGAGTGGGGAATATGATCTTAATAAATCAGGTACCTTACTAACAACCTTATAATATTTTAACGTTAATAATACAATTATTATGAAAGCCGCAATCAACGAAAGATATGATTTCAAAGCGCTGCTTCGGTTTAATAATTGATAGAACAAAAGTATAACGTCATGTATTGCATCTATCCCAATTTCTTTAAACTTTGGTATCTCAAAATTCATAATTCGTTGGCCATAACTCACTTCTTCTAGAAAACTTATAAGACCTATAATAGGAATAATAAAGTAATATTTCCAAAACCTTCTCTCCTTCAATTCTAAAATAAGAAAAAGCCCAGCCAAAAAACTGCAAAAAAACAAAAGCGCAGTGACAACTTCTAATAATTGATCTTCCCAAATTAATTTCTGCCTAAAATTAGGAAATGATAAATAAATTAGAGAAAAGAGAACCAAATTAAAAACAGTTACGATTATGTATACCCGTGTTAACTTATTATATAGCTTTCCCAATAGTAAACCCTTTCAATCAATTCTATCAAATTTATAATGTACATCGTACTAGGAAAATTAATGCAATAAATATTGCACGGAAGCTCTAATGAAAAAAAATTCAGTTAGCGCTATTAATAAAATCAATTTATTCTCTGAAAAGGTTCGTTATGGGGAAGCGCCGGTCCTTGCCAAATGCCCTGGGCGTTATTTTTATACCTGGAGGGGATTGCCGCCTCTTGTACTCGTTTAAGTCTACCATCCTCACTATCCTATTCACCATTTCCTCCTCAAATCCTTGAGCTATGATTTCCTCAATGCTCAGATCCTCTTCGACATACGCTTTGAGTATGGGATCTAGGACATCATAGGATGGGAGAGAATCTACATCCAATTGATTTGGCCTAAGCTCTGCCGACGGAGGTTTTGATATAACAGATTTTGGTATAATTTCTTTTCCCTTCCAGCCGTTGTAAAACTCGGCAAGCCTGTAAACCAATGTCTTTGGGACATCCTTAATAACTGAAAAACCCCCGGCCATGTCACCGTAAAGCGTACTGTACCCAACGCTAGTCTCACTCTTATTACCGGTTGTTAGCACGAGCCATCCAAATTTATTTGACAACGCCATGAGTATATTACCACGGATCCTTGCCTGGATATTTTCCTCCGTAACGTCCTGCCCCTTTCCAGCAAATACTCCTGAAAACATTTCAAGATAAGCGCTAAAAGCCGGCTCAATTGGAATGGTAATGAGCTCTATCCCTAGATTTTTAGAAAGTCTTTCCGCATCTACCGTGCTCCCCTTTGAACTGTATCTGGAGGGCATCGAAACCCCAACTACATTTTCTTTACCTAAAGCCTCTACTGCGATGGCAGAAACCAAGGACGAGTCGATACCTCCGCTTAAACCAATAACAACATTCGAAAAGCGGTTTTTCGTAACGTAGTCTCTCGTCCCCATAACAAGCGCCTTAAATACCTCTTCTCGATATTCCATAAATTCTGCTACCATAGGAGTAATCGCTGGACGCGAGTTTCTTTTTAAATCACCTACAGCCAATTCCAATACATTTACATCTTTATCCTCAAGTCCGATCACATATTTCTCCTTTCTTCTTCTTGGATCATGGAGTCGAGAGGGGAAGACCCTTTGAACATTTACATCAGCAATAAGTAGCTCCTCTTCAAAGCCAGATGCACGCGCTATTACCTCCCCACGCTCGTCTATAACGACGCTATGTCCATCAAATATCAACTCATCCTGTCCTCCGACAAGGTTACAATAGCCTATTACCACCGAATAATCAGATGCCCGCGTTAACAACATTCGCTCCCTCGCTTGGACCTTAGAGGCGTAATATGGGGATGAAGATATATTTAAAATTACCTGAGCATCACCTAAAACAGCCTGTTTTCTTATCGGATCACCGGGATACCATATATCTTCACAGATATTTACACCGAAAACCAAATCGCCAAGTTGATAGACGGGTGCTCTCACGCCTGCCTGAAAATATCTGTTTTCGTCAAATACGCTGTAGTTTGGCAGGTAGCACTTGTGGTAAACATCTATCAGGACCTTGTTGTGAATGATTGCTGCCGCATTGTAAATATCTTGGTTTTTATCTGCAAAACCTACAACTACAGTTATGGAATCCGTTGCCTTTCTCACCTCATCAAGCGCTTCTAAATTATCTTCAATAAAACTTGGTTTAAGCAACAGATCTTCAGGTGGATAACCAGTGACGGAGAGTTCAGGAAAACATAATATGTCGACGCCAGATTTTTTTGCGATTCTTATATATTTGAGAATCTTTTTGAGATTACCGTCTATATCACCAACCAATACATTAATTTGGCTCAACCCGAGCCTGACCTTATTCATGATATTATATTACCACATCAATTGGTCTATTAACGATAAGACCAATTAAATAACCCCCCGGCAAGCCCAGGGTATCAGTCTACACAAAGAAAGTGCTGACGCTGGGGTTCGCGCGGTACTTCGACTAGCCTGTGCTGAGCATAGTCGAAGGGCTCAGGGCAGGCTTGCTCGTGACATTTGATCGCCCTCTTTGCCCAATATCAATATCCCACCAGCAAGACTGGTGGGCTACCCGGCGCGCGCACCTGATCACGCTACCCCATGGGTAGGCAACGAGTCTCGCTCGTTGCACAATGACTTAGATTTTGTACACCCTTCTCCTGCGTGCTGAGTTTATCGAAGCCTGTCCTTGTAGTGAGCACTTCGACTGGCTCAGTGCAGGCTCTAGCGAAGCAATCTTCTACCTAACGTCGGAATAAAGATTGCTTCAATTTGCTTTGCAAATGACCACAGGGCAGATGTCAGCGATGACAGTCGGGCTTGGTGTCATCGCCAGAATATCGAAGCGATCTCCTACCAACGAAGAATACTGGGCTTGCCGCGACTGACCGCGCCTGCACTGAACGCATATTCCGGGGAACCCTCGCAAATGACGATGGAATCCTTAAAAAACTAATTCTCGAATTATTGCATCGAGATGTAGGCAATGTTAGAAAGGAAATGAAATATTATGCTTCCCCAGAGGGTTCCGGTCCTAGCATACAAATATCCCATGATAAGGGAGGGGAAAAAAGTAAGAATACTTTGAGTGCAAATCCCGCCAATAAACCCCGATGCCACACATAGTGTAAAAAAATGTCCTAGAGCAAAGAGTAAACTGACAATAAGAACTCCCATTAGGCTGTTTCCTAATCTTTCCTGCAGATAACCACGGAAAAAAACCTCTTCTGGAATTGCAACAAAAAATAGCTGCAAAGCAATAATTATAGCGCTGATTCTATCTACGTGAATTGTATTGGCGGTAAGCAACAAACCCAACACCAGATAAGTTGGAAGAACAACAATCGACACGACTACTCCGATCAACAAACCACGCGGATCCCATTTAAAACCTCTCATTCTATCAGTCACGAGAAACGGTGTGGAAAACAGTATCAGCGCCGCAAAAGCAACTGAAAAATTAGGAAATAAAATTCGAGCAAGGGTTATGAGCAAGATAACAATAACGTATATTGATACAGGCTGCAGGTGAGTTCTCTTCAATAATAAACTTTTCATAGTAAATAACCCCGTGGCAGAGCCACGGGGCATTAAAAGACAAAAAACGAGCTGCTTTTTGTAACCGTGATGATCATATACCACATTTTTAGTTTTTTTAACATGGCTAATATTCAAATTCTAAAATCGTCATTGCCCGCAGGGCAACCTGTTTTCATCCCCGTGGTAAAACCACGGGGTATTCAACAGGTATGGTAATAAACCCTTAGAAAGCCCAGCCCGACTGGGTGAACTTTATTAAAAAAAGTCCATAAAAGAGAAGAAATACAACTGTTATGACATAGTATATTTCAATTCGCCTGGCAACCAACGCAACCAAAATAAAAATCGGAAACAAAGAGAGGGTGTAGCGAGGCACGCTTAACATAAACGAGGTAGATGTGGCAGCAGTCCAGGTAAGGAGCATATAGACACCGTAGGAAGCCCTTAGACGAATGAAAGCCCAAATCGTACATAACAGTCCAAATATAGCGAATAAGAGCTCAGCCCAACCTATCATTAATCTATATGCAGGGTCGGCATCTTTCCACCGGATATAATTCCAAGCCCCCATGAGCCCTTTCCATGGAGGAGATAGCGTCTTTTGCCAGTATTCCCTCTGGGCATCAAGGAAAGCAAAGGGATCTCCAAAGGTTATGTAGTTGATAATAAGGTAGGCTACCAAACCGATCAATATTAAGAATAGATAAAGAAAGTTTAATTTTATGCCTTTAATTCGGTATTCATTCTGAGAGAGGTACTCTATCAACAGCGCCGGAAATAAGAAAACACCAGTTATGCGCGTAGCAGATGCCAGCATACCAAAAACCCCTGTAAGAAACCATCTGTTTTCCCCCGCGTAGTAAAAGCTCGCGATGGTTAAGGCCAAAAAAAGGCTCTCCGAATATCCAGCATGAAAAAAATAGGCTGTAGGAAATATCGACATGTAAAAGACACTTCTTATGGCGGTTTCATCGTCGTATTTCTTAAGTACAAGCCTATACAAGTAAAAACACGCTATGGCATAAGCAAGATTAGAGACAACTAGTGCTGAGAGCTTATAGCTTTTTAGTACCAGTGCAAAAATCCGAATAATAAATGGGTAGAATGGAAAAAACACGATACGAACCCACATTTCGTCGCCAAATCCCCTGTAGCCATTCTCGGCAATATCAAGATAACTTGGTGAATCCCATTTATTCCAGATGTCCAGAAGCGAGGGAGCAGGCTTACTCAGGAGGACTTCATAGGACACAAATGCGAGGAAATAGGTTCCAATAATCATAACCAACACAATGACAATTAATTCCTTGTTGCGGTTAATCAAAGCTTCCATCCCTAAACCGAGCGTTACTCACACATATGTTTGTCGCAAGGAAATGCTATTATCATCCAATACATAGGCCAAAAAAGCTCAATGCTAAATAAGCCAGGCCGGGTAGCCAAAACAAAGAGACAAATAAAATACCTGTAATGTTCTATGGTCGACCCTAATAAATTTAGGCCCTCTAGCTTATTTCAAAATCAAGCAGATAATTTAGATGATCACATTGACTTCTAGCAGTTTCAAATTATAAATATAGATAACAAATTTTCCTAATACGACGTTTTTGAGCAAAAAATCAGTGACCTTTTATCCAATTACTATGATCACCATTTTACGTTAAATACGTACTTAGGAAATATATGGGAAATTCCTTGAATCATATATGTATAAAAACCCTAGCCGATGGGAAGAGCAGAATATTATTTTTCTTAGATTTTAATTGATAGACAATTTTATATACATAATATCTTCAACCAAAATATATGAAAAGAAGTTTCACAAACATTATAAGATTTCTGATGGATGAATGTTTGCCTCCAATTATAAGAGACAACAAATATTTTATGTATCCATTTTATTACTACGCCTATAAAGGTAAAGATATTAAAACTGCGATGAATTTCAAAACCCTTATATATAGTCTTAGTGAAAAAGAGTATAGAGATTTTTATGAAAATCTCAATTCGATTTCTAGACAAAGGGATACGGACTTGAATGACGCAAGTATAAAATACATTATCGATAATCTGTTAAAAACGGCTAAAAATCTAATAGACATTGGTTGCGGAAATGGTTACTTTCTGAAACAACTGAAGAACAATGGCCTAGATTTATTCGGTTGTGACATTGCTGACACAAGAAGAGACGGAGATTATAATTTTGTCAGATGCAGCATTGCACACCTTCCATTTAGAGATAAACTGTTCGATATCGTTACTTGTTCTCATACACTAGAGCACATTCTCAATCCTGAAAAAGCTATTTCTGAATTAAAGCGAATCACCAGAAAGCAATTGATTATTACTGTCCCTTGCCAGAGATATTACCTTTATACGCTTGATGAACACGTTCACTTTTTCCCTTACAAGGAAAAACTTGCTTCGCTCATCGGGATTAAAGATAGTACCTGCAAAAAGATACGGGGCGACTGGGTTTATATCGGTTATCTCGAATCATTTGATTGATCGCACTCAGGAAATCATATTCTTTTAGAAAACCTGAATAGCTCTAAACTGGGCAGTTATAAACAACGAAGCGCCGCGCAGCAACCTAGAGCGAATTAGCAAGTTAGGAATTTGTATTTTTAACTGAGGCTAATTACCCAATATCATAATCTCACAAAGACGTGTAAGGCCTAAGATATTTGTATATTATCGATCATCTTCGGTATCACAAATATCCCTCGTCGCAAAAACCCGTTCTCGAAGGATAGATTTTGGGTCGAAAAATACGGTTTTAAAGTTGGTGTTAAAAAACTCATAATTGATTTTGAATACCGGATCTTGCTCCGACTGTCTCTCGATCTGGATAAAGTCAATCCGATTCTCCTTGAGCAGAGGACACAGCTCCTCCTTGGAGTTAGTTTGGTAAATTTCCTTTCCCATCGTTTCTCTTTTCAAAGTATCGAAGCCTGCCCCCCAGGCAAAATAGGGCCAGCCCTGCATAGTTCTTCTGCCCGCAAAGGACACAGGGTTGTAAATCCTGAAGGTGGTGAGAAAAACAGCACTCGTGTCTGTATTCTGTAGAGCCCATTTCGCTAGGGGTTGCTTTTCAACATCCTGTAAAACAACAGTGCTATCATTTTTTATAGGTATTGCATCAACTAATCCAGAGACTGTCAGAAATAAAAGCAGAACGCCTGTGGCTATGCGACCCCCCCACCCCAGGCAAAAGAGCCGATAGAGTAAATATGCCGTAAACCCGTTGGAAAGAATAAGCCAGAGGTTGAAAAACTTATGGTTACCCGGCATGTCAGGACTAAACCGGAAGAGATTTCCTATAACGAAACTGGTCAGAAACATTAAAAAAATCTTCTTTCTCTGCCTATCTACTAAGAAGAAGGAAAAAGAGATGGTGAAAAAACCTAAGCCTAGATTAAAGATCCAGTAGCGTATAAAAGAGATTACGTAACTCATTCCCCGGTTAAGAACCCCATAGGGCATAAAATCTATGGGGATTAGATGGCTTACCACTAAATAGCCGGGGCTTATTGAAAAATGGCTCTCAAAGTTAGGCGAACTCTGCTGAAGCCATAGTATCTGAGGAAGCGCGATAAGGGTTGCTACAAAAATAACTAACAGGCTTTTTTTTCTCTCTGGAAAAAGCAAAATGAAAAGCCAGAGGAATCCATAAAGGCAAATGAATGCCTGACCGTGCCAGAGGACCAATAATCCAGTTATCAGTCCGATAAACGCCTTTCGAAAGTAGCCACTATCTATCTCCTTGTTTATGTGCTCGTCGATGTAATGGATTAGAACGAGTAAAACCAGCGCAAAACCAAACGCAAGGTGTCTCTGATTAATGTATATATTCCAATTCCAAAAAGCAGAGATGATATTACCATCCCAAGGACCGAAGGCTACGTATTCGGGAAGGTTCCACCAGGACTCTATAAGATTCTCAATGGACTTAGGCGGATATTTCTTGAGAAATTCAACGAAAGAAAGAGAGCTATTGAATAAAAAAAGTAACACCGAAACAAAACCTACAAAACGGCTTCCAAAAAATAGTCTTTTAGAAAAATAGTAGATTAAGACAATAAGGCAGGTATAGGACAATGCACTAGGGATATTCAAGGCATAATCTAACGGTATTCCCATCTTTTCGAGGATTCCTACCATAAAATCGAACATAAAATGGTATCGAACAATTTCGTGCGCATAGAGTGGGTGCTCTAGGGAGAGGTTGTTTCCGAAACTAAATGAGCGTATCAAAGGAATATGGAATCCAAAGTCGCTCCATATTAAACGAGTGATTTTTATCTCATGTGATTTCAAGTCGTAATCAAATGTGCTTGAAAAAAGTATCCATGAGAACACGAAAGCGATTGTAAAGAACACTACGTGGGATGGTTTTAGTCCGAGGGGTGATCTAAACAGAGCACGTTGATGGATGACGAAGGCTAGAAGAATTACCGTCGTAATGGTGAATCCAATTACCATTGCACCCTGTGTAATGCGATATAAAACCAAAGACATTATGAACACTAGCCACAGGGAAATAAGTGTTCCTACAATGTAGGCCGAGGCAATACGCAACAGGTTCGTATACTTGGGGAAAAAGCGAACGGAAAGAATATAACCGAATAGGTAAGAAGTTATAAGGAAGATGACGGCAATTACAGGCTCCATGTCAGTTCGGGCGTCCCTTCTAAAATACAGTCAACTACCTCTTTACCCTGCATAACAGAACCTCCATATTTCCAATCAGAAATGGCTGTTCGGCCCTTAAACTCTTGTCTCTTTCAAGAGTCGGCGTCGGGCAGGCATAATCTACATCCATTGAGTACTTTGATACAATTGGTTCACGCGGCAAGAGCTGTAGGGCCTGCACCTATTATTATTCGCTTGCTCATAATCCTCACCCCTGTCTCGAAGAATTATCTAATTTTACCACAGCTTCATGCGCGTTTCTCAAGGATATCTTAGTTTTCAAAAGTATACCGATTCCAACCGATTTAACGATTATGAAAAAAAGAAGCTGAGTGATAATGGAGGCGCCCACGGCTATGTCTTTGCTAATATAAGAACCTAAGCATATTGAAAGGTTCCGATAAATCCCGGTCCCGATGGCATCATCGTGCTGATAGTCACTATCACAAGAAGTAGAGCTATCTCTTCAGGACAAATAGTCAGAGCGAAAGCGAGTGTGATGAAGTATTGAGCAACTCATTCAATGAGCCAGATTAATATAGAGAGCAGCCCTACTATCACCAAATCCTCTAGGGAAGATAATCCCCTAAGACCTATAAGAAATCCTTCAAACTTGGTAGTCAACCACTTGCCAAAAGGTTTATCTCTAAATTGCGATGTAATGGGCTTCACACGTTTTGAACCTTTATATCTATTTAAAAGAAAATCCCTATCGGTACTGAGAAGAATATCCTACCAGCTGTCCAACCCAGATCGTACATAACAGTCCAAA includes the following:
- a CDS encoding class I SAM-dependent methyltransferase — encoded protein: MPPIIRDNKYFMYPFYYYAYKGKDIKTAMNFKTLIYSLSEKEYRDFYENLNSISRQRDTDLNDASIKYIIDNLLKTAKNLIDIGCGNGYFLKQLKNNGLDLFGCDIADTRRDGDYNFVRCSIAHLPFRDKLFDIVTCSHTLEHILNPEKAISELKRITRKQLIITVPCQRYYLYTLDEHVHFFPYKEKLASLIGIKDSTCKKIRGDWVYIGYLESFD